TATTTCAGCGTTCGCCGGTTAGTATTTACTGCCGACTGCGTAAATTGAAACTCATAGAACCCGACCTGTCTTACGAAAAACTGATACCAAGTAGAAAGACAGAAAAAAAGAACCTTTAATAATAACCGGATGTAATCATCTGCCACTTACAGATATAAAGAACTCCCACAGAGCTATTCATTTTATACTATATGCCACATCTATCCTGTATAAAAATCAAAAAATATTCTTGACAAACAGAAATAATTTTTGTAAAATCATTTACAGAAGAAAGTTTTTATGATGAACAGAATCGGAAACACAGCCGGGCAGATTTGGAGATACCTTGACAAGAACGGTGAAGTAACGGCGATGAAACTTAAATCTGCATTGGGTTTCACAAACACCGTTCTTTACATGGGCATTGGCTGGTTTGCCCGTGAAGGCAAAATTCATATAGTTGAACACGCGAAAGGTTATAAAATTTTGTTAAAAAAATAATGTTAACAAAACAGGGAACAAATACATTAAAAAGACCATTTTCTCCGACGGTGCTATTATCGCTAAATTCCAAAAAAGTATGCCCAAAGTATGCCCAAAGGTTGTCAAAATTGCGGGGATTTGGTAAAAACTGATATAAATAGATGAAAAATGAATAGCCAGCATATTTCCGACGATAAAACGGATAAAAAATTAGTTTAAGACGATATCTGCCCCCATAGACTAGCGGTTAGGTCACCACTCTTTCAAGGTGGTAGCACGAGTTCGACTCTCGTTGGGGGCAGTAAAAGCAATTCAATATATCGGGCGATTAACTCAGCGGGAGAGTGCCACCCTTACAAGGTGGAAGTCGCAGGTTCAATCCCTGCATCGCCCAATAAAGGCAATTAAAAGTTCAAAATTAAAAGTGAAAAAGTATTGCTGTAGTTAATTTTTAATTTTACATTCTACATTTTTAATTGATGTTCTTGGGGACGTGGTGTAGCTTGGTTTAACATGTGGCCCTGTCAAGGCCAAGATCGCGGGTTCAAATCCCGTCGTCCCCGTAGTTTTAATTTTAGCGTCTGAAATTTTGTGTTTAATATGTCCCTCCCACACTACTGATTGGTATGGATATTCCTATCAAATTAAAACAGGAAATAGAGATAGGTGATAAGTAGATAGAAGCTCACATGTAATTTCAAAAACAATTTGAATTGACAAAACAAAAAAGAAATTGGAGAGATATTAGTAGAATTTACCTACCTGAAAGAAGAAAATACCAGACTGAAAGAAATCTTATGATTGGTTTTCAGATAAAATTCAATGATTAATTTCAGTGATACTATTAAAAGCATCCAAGATAGAACCGATCCAAAAGTGTTTACCCGTGGAGAAAGTTATTATCAGTCAGGACAGGTGAGGCATCGGATAAAAACTGAAAATGGATTTAAAGCAACTGTGGTTGGTACAAGACAATATCAAGTGATAGTGGATAATGTTCGTGTTAGCTGTAATTGTCCTTATGACCGTGGGGGATATTGTAAACATATTGTGGCTACGTTTCTTGCGTGGTTGAAAGAGCCAGAGAGTTTTCAATCAGAGGAAAATATTAAAGAAAAGTTTGCTCATTATAGTAAAGAAGAATTGGTGGATATTTTATACGATTTGTATGAGGTACAGCCTGATGTGATTGAACTTTATGCTCTGAAAGACCAATATGAGCCTGAAAAAATTGTAAAAAAGGTATTTGAAGATTCTACTCCACCGGG
The DNA window shown above is from Elusimicrobiota bacterium and carries:
- a CDS encoding winged helix-turn-helix domain-containing protein gives rise to the protein MMNRIGNTAGQIWRYLDKNGEVTAMKLKSALGFTNTVLYMGIGWFAREGKIHIVEHAKGYKILLKK
- a CDS encoding SWIM zinc finger family protein: MINFSDTIKSIQDRTDPKVFTRGESYYQSGQVRHRIKTENGFKATVVGTRQYQVIVDNVRVSCNCPYDRGGYCKHIVATFLAWLKEPESFQSEENIKEKFAHYSKEELVDILYDLYEVQPDVIELYALKDQYEPEKIVKKVFEDSTPPGGITDREMLLKLNIIESRAKRLIKSGDYDLARRTYFALIMGCLEYAEEYGSDEIFPSGLISEYGEKYTDIVLKDKNWKKKKQVILNEISKMESHELADHEGLYFDEIRDRFS